Part of the Candidatus Binatia bacterium genome is shown below.
GAAGGGTGGCGCGAACGTGCCGTCTCCGTTCCCGAGCCGCATTCGATATTCGCGGCCGGATGCCTCGAGCAGATCCTGCTTCCCGTCGCGGTTCATGTCGCAGGGGAACAGGTTGTCGCCGCCCACGGCCGACATCGACAACGTCGTCGGAAAACCGCCGGCACCGTTTCCCATCAATACTCTCGTCGACCCGCCCATGCTGGCGGCGACGTCCGGCTTCCCGTCCCGATTGAAGTCCCCAACCGCCGGCGTTCCGAACATTGTTGGCGCGGGACCTCCAATCACCTGCTCGATCCCCGTACCGCTCCCCAAAGCGCCGAAAAGCACGGCCACCTGATGCCCCGAGGAAGGCACGACCAGGTCCAGCTGGCCGTCGCGGTCCAGGTTCGCGACCACCGGGTCGCTTCCGGGCAAGGGGCCGGTCGAGAGCCAGATCGTCGGTGCGACGAAATCGAGGATCTCGACAGTGCCGTGGGGATCGGCCTGCGCGTGCGAAAGCGGCTGGTGGGTGATGACGAGCTCGGTCTGCGCATCGGCGTCGAGATTGGCGGCCGTCATGCCGCAAGCCTGAGCCTTCCCCAGATTCAGGCTGGTGCCCGACGAGGCGATGAGGCCGCCTCCCGTGCCGTGGTGGATCTCGAGGGTGTTGTCATAGAGGAGCACAAGATCCGGATTGCCGTCGTCCGAGACGTTCGCGACGGATGCCTCGAGCGGCGTCGCGGCGGTGGGAACGGAATAGGGAGCGGCGAAGCCGAGGGCGGGTCCGCTGCTCAGGTAGACCGTACATTGGCCGGACCCTGCCCCGATGACATCCGGCCTGCCGTCGACGTTGAGATCACCCAGGCCCACGATCGCATCGGTTCCCACGGACAGAAGCGGCTGGGGATCGAGCGTGCCGCCGCCGGTGTTCCTCAAAATGGAGACATCCTCGATGTGGGTCATCACGTTATGGGTGTGGACGACCACGTCGAGGCGCCCGTCCTGGTCCATGTCGGCAAGGGACGCGCGGATGATCTTCGTGGAAGGGCCATAAATGTAGGTAGCCGCGGCCCCCAATCCAGATCCGGTGGAGAGCTGGACCCATACGGTCGTGGTCGTGTCGGTCATGACCAGGTCCGCTCGGCCGTCTCCATTCAGGTCGCCGGCAAGGACCTCGACCACGGACGCCGGAGGGTTGAACCCGGCGGGCGCCGGAACGGGCTCGAACGTGCGCGGGTTTCCTGTGGCCATGACGTTCTTGAAGAAGCGGACGTCGTACATCGCGTTGCTGGCCCCGTCGTATCCCAGGAGGGTCACGATGAGGTCCTTTAGGTCGTCCCCGGTCCATTCGGCCACCGTGACGTGCTGGACGAACTCCCCCTGGGCCGGAGTCGGCTTGTCCACGTCCACAAGGCAGGCCGGGGCTCGGAACAGGGGCCGTGGGTAGGCCGCTTCGGTGGGGTGGGACGCGAGGATCAGGAGCGCGAAGGAGACTAGGCTGGCTGTGGTACGGAGGGGGCGCACGTTCGTTCTCCGGGTGTGTTGGGGTCTCCTGACC
Proteins encoded:
- a CDS encoding VCBS repeat-containing protein, which produces MRPLRTTASLVSFALLILASHPTEAAYPRPLFRAPACLVDVDKPTPAQGEFVQHVTVAEWTGDDLKDLIVTLLGYDGASNAMYDVRFFKNVMATGNPRTFEPVPAPAGFNPPASVVEVLAGDLNGDGRADLVMTDTTTTVWVQLSTGSGLGAAATYIYGPSTKIIRASLADMDQDGRLDVVVHTHNVMTHIEDVSILRNTGGGTLDPQPLLSVGTDAIVGLGDLNVDGRPDVIGAGSGQCTVYLSSGPALGFAAPYSVPTAATPLEASVANVSDDGNPDLVLLYDNTLEIHHGTGGGLIASSGTSLNLGKAQACGMTAANLDADAQTELVITHQPLSHAQADPHGTVEILDFVAPTIWLSTGPLPGSDPVVANLDRDGQLDLVVPSSGHQVAVLFGALGSGTGIEQVIGGPAPTMFGTPAVGDFNRDGKPDVAASMGGSTRVLMGNGAGGFPTTLSMSAVGGDNLFPCDMNRDGKQDLLEASGREYRMRLGNGDGTFAPPF